The genomic interval GTTGACATTGGGTTTGGGGTCAAGACTTGGGAGATCGATGGAATACTCCAAGCCGGAGCAAAAGGACTTGACAGGCTAGCTAAGGTTGCGGCTAAAGCTAGGCGAGCAAATTTAGGAGCCATAGGAAAGAGAGACTTCTAGTAACAGTTCGGATGCAATTATCCTACGCGATCGCATCTTTCTCTTCCGGATGAATTATAGTTAATTTTAAGATTTGGATCGGAAGGCATAACTCTAGATCGAACTAAAAATAGCTCTTTGAGAGAGCCAGATAATGCTGGTGAGGTCTCAAAGAGCTACTCGAAGAAATGGTTTACGTTGAAGCTAAGGCGATTATCTTAAGACTCGCTCAAATCTTCTTCAACGCGAGCATAGAAGAGACCTTTAATTTTCACATCGGCAGCTTCTTTGGCACCTAGATCGGTATCAGAAGGTTGAATGCTGGTAAAGATACCACCAATTTCACCAGTGCTCGGATCGACTTTAGTGACTTGCAGAGAAATCTCTCCTTCACCCACTTGAACTCGTTTCACATTGGCTAAGGTAAACTCTTCATTATCCGCACTAGAGGGAACGGCAACTGCATTATCATAACCAGTTGCAACGCCGCGCGCTTTCGGATCGAGGAAGGTAGCACCGCGATAAGAAGGAACGCGGAAGCTACCGCTCAGATCGGTTGAAGTATTAACGCTATCAGCACCGGGTTGGCTCGTTGCAACAAGGTCTTTAATCGTGAAAAAGAACGGTACTTCTTCTCCACCAGGCAAGAGAACCGTAATAATTTGGAAATCGATTCCACCTTTTTCTGAGAACACTAGAGACTTATCTGGACCAAAGGTAAGGTCTCCGAAAACGTCGGTTAAGCTAGAAGTATAACGGGTCAAGACTCTCCCGCGTACAAATTCAGCTTCTTTACGCTTGCTGGTCGGTTCTTCTTTAACAAAATAGTCGTTGGGTTGCAAGCACAGAGCGTCGATGACATAGTTCTTGCTGCGATCGAGGGCAATAGACCCTCTGGAGGCTTCCTCCAATTGAGGACAGTTGTTAGCTAAACCAGTGTTTTTAATATCATCGTAGGTGAGGTTTTCGCCAGCCGGACCTCCGCTACAGGCGGTAATGAGACTCAAACACAAGACTAGGATCAGAGAAATAAAAGCGCGATATTTCATAAGTGAGTTTTTAGGGTTTACCAAGTGTATTTTCCTCCAACTGAGTCCGATCCATCCCCAACATCGCTCTGATGGCTTGGGGTTGGGGATCGGAAAACTCTTTTAACCATAATTTCATAAAATGGTACGGGTGAGCTACTGAGCGTTGAGTGCTCGGCCCTCCGGTGTTGTATATGGTGTAGACTCGTGCGATCGCCCAATTAGTCAAACTGGGGTGGCAAGTCGGTAGGAGACACGCCATTGGGTTCTGGAGGAACGCCAACTGTTGGCGCTGTTCCCGTTCCTGTCCCCGTCTCATTGCCTGGTGTGGAAGAGGCTGGGGTTTCTGGAGGAGGAGCGACTAAGGTTTCGATCGCCAAGGTACGCTGCAATTGTTTCCCGCTTTTACCAATGACGCTTAAGGTGAGGATTTCTCGTCCCGGTTGCGGACTAATGGGATAGCGAACGGTTCCGGTTAAGGGAACGGTTCCCGGTGAGGGCAATAGTTCGACTTTGGTTTCCGGACCGCCTAATACTTGCCAGGATAACTCCAGAGGATCGGGACGCTGGTTGGGTTGCAGGGTTACCACCACTCGCAAGGGAGCGGGTTCTCCATTGACGGTAAATTCAGTAATGGCTAAGGGAAAGACGGGTGGCAGAATTTGAATAACTTCTGTTTGTTGGCGATCGCTAACTTCCGTAGAATTCCCTTTCGCCACTAGGCTTAACTCGAAAATATAATCTCCAGCACGTCGAGCAGACGCGGGCACATTCTGACAGACTAGCCGGCCTGCCAAACTACAGTAAGGTTGCAGTATATCGGGTATGCCACTATCCAAGCGATAGCGGCGCACGGGAGAGACAACAATGCCATCGCGATCGCGACCGACGAGCTGAATTTCTTGCACTTGTTCTCCATGTTCGACTTCCCAGGAGAGCAGGACTTCTTCTCCTTTTTCCTCAGAATAGCGACTTTGGGACGGTTGCAATTGCAAGATCTTCGGTACTGGAGGGGGAGGGGGTGGTGGAGCAACGGGACGCGGCGCGATCGCGATCGTCCCGGTTTCCATAGTCTCCGTCACTTCTCCCGTTCCTCTCTTGGGAACAACACCCAGCTCAAACCGATAGTTTCCCGGTTCTCCGATCGGAGTCGGAACATTGCGACAGCGCAATTCAATAGTGACGGTACAGAGAGATGCGAGAATTTCGGGAAGGCCTTGCTGGAAGGAGAAACGTCGATCGGGCATGGCCACTAACCCCGTATCCGATCGCCCTTTGAGCGCTAACTCGCTAATTTGACTGGGATTGGCGATCGCCCAATTGAGCGCGATTTGCTCCTCGTTTGCAGCCTCATAGCTGCCAGAAGTTGGCTCAAACTCGGTAATGGCGGCTGGTTCTGGCTCAATGACGGCGATCGCATCAGCGGGAACTGATTCCGGTTCTGCTGGAATGCGATCGGTGGGAGTGACGGTTAACTCAAAAATATAATCGCCAAATTCAGTCATAATTACCGGTATTCCGGAACAGGACAGCACCTGACGTTCAAAGGAACAATACTCGCGCCACTCTTCCGGCAATCCAGCGCGCAGATTGTAACGTTGCTCCTCAATATTTACCACTCCATCGGGAGTTCGAGAAAGCCAACTTAACTCCGCAATCCCATTCGGATGAGTCACCTGCCAACTTAACTCGACTAAGCGCGGCAATTCCAACCCAGATGGCGCGATCGCCAAAGCACTATTCGCCGGACTATTCGGTCGCACGGCAACCTCAGTCCCATTGCTACTGAGATTTTCCGTTTCATTCTTATCTAGCAATCGCGCCCGAAACTCAGCAATTTTCGGTATGGGAAGTGGAGCAATGGTTACTGTATTCGTCGTGGCGGCAATGGTTGACTGGCCTCTGCGCTTCGGCATCACCGTCATCTCAAACAAATAGTCTCCTGGTTCGCGAGCATCGGTGCGGATATTTTGGCACAGCAGCCTGCGGCGGGTTAGGGAGCAAAATTCTTGCAGGGTTTCGGGCAATCCGCGTTGCAGATTGTAAAAGACTGGAGTGCTAGTAACGTTGCCATTGGGCGATCGCCCTAAAATCTTCAAACTCTCTATTTGTCTGGGATTGCGGATTTCCCAATTCAGATAAATAAAATCATCATTTTCGGCAGTATATTGGGGTGCGGCTGAAGAAAACTCATCAATTCGTGGTGGAGCTGGAGGCTTAAAAAATGCCCACCAAATCGCAAAAATCAGCAACCCGAGCAAGCCCAATCCAGCGAGAATTGCCAGTAACAATTGCCACCACGGTCGCGCTTGCCACAGTAAAGTACCTTCAATGCGATCGCTAGGTAGGGGCAATTCGTAGTCATCCACCAGCTCCACGTAGAATGCGATCGTTTTTCCCTGACCGATTAACGGCCGGCGCCACCAAGGGCCGGGTTTTGCATCCAGATCGACTGCAATTAACTCCCCTCGATCCAAAGCGATGCCATCGGGCATTAACTGATACTGACAAATCGGGCGCCCTTGATCTTCGCGCACTGAAATTGAGAGCTGACGAAGTGTATTCCCCGCATTTTGCAGCCGTACTTGATACATTCCTGTTTCGCGACTGACCTTACCCACCAACGTCCGCAAATCCATGCGCAGGTCGTAGCGAGGCAACACCTCTACATAAACCATATCCAGCAGGACTAAATCGGGGTCATTTTCCCCGCTCAAGCGCAACGTAGGTAAATAGCGGCCGGCATCGGTCTCTAGAGGAAAGCGAAACTCCAAACCGATCTCCCCTTTCGCTCCGGGATTGAGGGCTAAGTTATCGGGAATAATCACCAAACCTAACTCATTAATCCCCTCCGGATAATGCACTTCCCACCAAGATTCTGGTAAATCGGTGCAAGTTAAACGAAAGCGGTCTACTCGGTTGGAGCGATTATGCACCAAAACGCTCAGATTAACGGATTTTCCGGCTTCCGCAAGGGTGGGTTTTTCCGCCGTGCTTGCCGGAGTGAGAACAAAGGTGGGGTCGTTCGACTGCACCGCTGCTTGAATCGGCGGTAGAATCTGGAGCGTGGCTTGATGGCGAATGGGCGTTTCTTCCGGATAGTGCTTCGGCGCATCAATAACGAGCAAATAGGTATAGTAGCCGGGAATGGCTTCTACCGGAATGGGAAAGGAAAAGACAACCTCGCTGCTGCTGCCCGAACTGAGGGCAAATCGTTCGTACGGATTGGGACACCAGGTTTTTAGCTGTCCCGAAGAATCGTCAATAAACAGATCGATTATGGCTCCCTGGAGACCCTGATTGCCAATGGTGACTCGCAGTTCAAAGGTTTCTCCGGCTGAGGTAATGCTGTCTCCAGAGGGATTGGTAATGACGGAGAGAGAAGTGACATTTTGGCGGCCGTTGGCGGCCGTTGGAACGAGAGCAGCAGACGGATTAAGTTGAGGATTAGATTGAACCATGAGTCAATTAACAATTAATAATTAATAATGAATAATTAACAATGAGGGTTAATTTTTAATCGTGTTGACTTGGTAGAGCCTGACTTGGCCGTCGTCGCCTCCAGTGACGATTTGAATAAGAAGATCGGTGTTATTTTTCCAGGATGGAATGATGGCGAGATCGACGGCATTTAGGGGTTGATAGTGGGTGGCGATGGTTTGTCCTTGCAGATATTTGGTGAGTCGCTCTCCCGTATTGCGCAGGGGCCAGAGGATAACGCGGCCGTCGTCGCCAACACTGGTTAAGTACAACCCATCAGCACTAAAGGCAAGGGAGCGCACGGCTCGGGTTCGATGACCGTCTTCCCAGCTATCCAACTGTTCGCAGGAGAGAAGATCGCTGCTGTTAGAGAAGGAGAGAGAGTCGAGGCACGATCGCACATCCCAAATGCCGATTCGACCTTGATTATCGGCGATGGCGAGCATAAATGGCTTCTGTTCGACGGTTGCCAGACTGGTAATGTAGTTATCCTGTCCGGTAGCGGTGCCTTCGGAGATGGAGAGACTTCCCGTGATGTTGCGTTGGGGATCCCAGAAAATCAGTTGATTGTAGCGGCCGCTAATGGCGAGGATATCTCGTTCTTTTCCGACAAAGGCAATATCAGCGATCGCAAAATCAAAGGTTTGGGTGAGTTCGGGTTCGTTGGGATTATCGCCAGAGTCAAAATCGCGACCCACATACCACTTGGCCACTAATCCACTGCCATGGCCGCTAAATAAATAACGGGAGTCCGCAGTAAATTCGAGATCCATCACTCGGTCGTCTTTTTGGTAGGCAAAGGCGCGCAAGGGAGTTGAATCTGTTGAGAGCAAATGCCACAATTGAATTTCGCCATTTTCCAGACCGATGGCCATTTCATTATTATCCACCGGTCGATATTTCACCGTGCGAATGGCTTTATCCGTTTCCGCTGGAGTACCGACAAATTCCAGACGTTTTTTTTCAACGATCCAACTTTGAATGCGCTCGTCTACAGAACTGCTCAAAATGCGATCGGCCAATCCATTGAATTGTACGGCAGTTACTGCAGCTTGATGCTTAATGTAGTAGTACTGGCCGTGCAGCAGCCACCAAACAAGCCATAGAAGCAGCAGAACAAACAATCCTTGCAACCATCGAGGAATAATTGGAAAGAGCTTGAGGATAAGAGTTTGCTGCCCGTTAATCAGAGAAGGTTGGGAAAAGGGTTGTTCTTGTAAGAGGGGTTGGCGCACATCCAGCTCATCGCGAAGTTGATTGGTTGGGAACTCAGACCGAGTGAGTCGAACGCTGATAGGAATAGAACGCTCGATCGTCCATCCAATCCAAGGACGGGGAGTGTCCACTTTTAGATCGAAGGTTTCGGTCGCTGTGGGAGAAAGAGTATGGTTGGGAGGGATTAATTCTAACGTGAGGGGAGATTTTTCTTTCTCCTTGAGGGGTAAGTCAATGGTGGCTTGGTATTCTTGATTGCTTTGATTTTCTAAGAGAAGCGGATAGATAAGAGTAGGACGATACCAAGTTCCCATGCCGCCGCTCAAGAAGGGTATCCAAGGACGTTTTTGCGGAATGGTTTGGCTGAGGTTGGGAACTTCGAGCAAGATTTGACCTTGGGGAAAGATTTGAATGAATGCGTCCAGTTGGGCGGGCGGGCCTTCGGGGTGAGCAATTTCGATTTGGGCGGCATAGGAGACTCCGGCGATCGCCCGGTCGATATCGGGAAGGGCGCAGGTGAGGCGATAGTCGAGCCACTGGTTCGCGGGTAGATTGAAGGAAGCGGGAGGCAGGCTCAACCAGGGGGTGGCACTTTTCAGGGCAATGGTTGCCGGAAGGTCTTTAGAGCTGGGGTTGTACAGCCGTAGGGGAATGTCGAGATCGGTGTTCGGATAGCCTTGTAAATTGGAGTTGGGCAGTTGGGCGGTAATGACTAGCTCGCCGACTCCTTTTTCAACTCGCAGGCGCAGGATATGTCGCTCTTCTACTCCAAGTTCGAGTGAAAAAATTTGGATGGTGAGGTTGACGAGTCCGACAAAGCCAATAATTGGGGTTTTATGAATTTCGACAACAAAGGTGGTGGTGTCTCCAGGGGGTTTTTTGGTACTGATTTCTGGAGAGAGGCTATACCAAGTGCGCTTGGAGGAGGGATCGCCACCGGCGGCAATGATGTCGAGCTGAAAGCTGGCAAAGCGATCGCTATAGTTAACGACGCTGACTTCAAACTGAGCTACTCCATAACCGGGTTGAAAGGTTAGCTCTTTGGTCGAGAGCGCGGTACCAATAAGCTTTTCCGCACCAATAAGTTGTTCCGCCATCTTCTGACCTTTGCCTCTGTGCAATAATTATGACCTGTCGCTAGCGCAATGGCTAGAATCTATCCCTAACGTGCATTTTGAATCGGGAAGGTTAGGAAATCGAAAAGAAGAGGTTAATATTTCCTATTCCCTAGCTCGACCGAACATGCAAATCGTATCAAATGGCGCAATAGCGATCGATTTCAGTAATTTCTCCCATGCTCTGGCTTTTTCAGACCTTCAGTTTTCCAGAGTTTACCTCTGGCTCTTAAGATTTACTTTAGAACAGTGTGGTGGTTCTTGCGAGGTATAGAGTCGCGATGAGTAAAACTGAGGAAATTTTATCGAAATTGCCGGGAGATGTGATGGCAGGACTGCGGCGAGCCGATGGCCTGTGGACGGGGGTACGCGAGTCGAGTTTATCCAGTTCTACGGTAGTTGCGATCGCCGATACAGAGATTCGGCAAACTCCAGCGCGCGCTGTCGATGTTGTGGTTTGTGGCGGTACATTGGGGATTTTGGTTGCCTGTGCGTTGCAGCTCGGCGGCATACGGGTGGCGGTGCTCGAGCGCGGAGTTTTGCGCGGAAGAGAGCAAGAGTGGAATATTTCGCGGGCGGAGTTGCAGGTGTTGGTGGAGTTGGAGATGCTGACTGAGGAGCAGTTAGATCGGGCGATCGCCAGCGAGTATAACCCGGCGCGGATTAGTTTTCCCGGCGGCGAGGATATTTGGGTTAAAGATATCCTCAATATTGGGGTCGATCCGGTGTTTTTGTTGGAGACTCTGAAGCAACGGTTCCTGGAAGCGGGAGGAGTTTTGCTCGAGAATACGCCGTTTGAAGGAGCAACGGTATACCGGGATGGCATTATCGTTAACGCTGGCAAGACGGAGATTCAAGCACGGTTGCTGTTAGATGCCATGGGTCATTTTTCGCCGATTAGCCGACAAGCGCGAGGGGGCAAAAAGCCGGATGCGGTATGTTTAGTGGTGGGGAGTTGTGCTACGGGTTACCCGAAGAATGACACCGGAGATTTATTTGTCTCGTTTACGCCAGCGATGCATGATTGCCAATATTTTTGGGAAGCCTTTCCAGCGCGTGACGGCCGCACCACTTATCTATTTACTTATGTCGATGCCGATCGCGATCGCTTCAGTCTAGAATTTTTCTATGAGGAATATCTGCGCTGGTTGCCCGAATATCAAGGCGTTTCTCTCGAACAGCTAACCTTCCAACGCGCCCTATTCGGCTTTTTCCCCTGCTATCGCAATAGCCCATTAACTCTACCTTTCGATCGCATTTTACCCATTGGCGACAGCAGCGGCAGTCAGTCTCCCTTGAGTTTCGGCGGATTTGGCGCCACCATCCGGCATTTGCAACGGCTAACGGCAGGCATTACAGACGCTTTGAACTCCGATGCCCTTGGCAGCAACGAGCTAGCACTTCTACAACCCTATCAACCCAATTTATCAGTGACTTGGCTCTTCCAACGCTCCATGAGTTTACCCGTAGGTTCGCTATCGGAAAACCCCTTGCCCTTAGTCTCTCCAAATGAGTTATTAGCTCCCATCTTCGGCATTATGAACGACTTGGGCGATGAAGTGATGAATCCGTTTCTACAAGATGTAGTGCAGTTTCCTGGTTTAACCCAAACCTTACTCAAAACCTGGTTAGCACAACCGATATTAGTGCTGAAAATTATTCCGCAAGTTGGTTTGCCCGCTCTACTGAACTGGTTGGGGCATTATTCTAATCTGGCCGGTTATAGTTTACTCGATGCGATCGCGAGTCAGTTCGAGTCTTCCCCGAGCTTCTTGTCTGCGAAACAGCAGTATGTTTATCGTCGCTGGCGCGATCTCTGGCATTATGGTTCCGGTCGAGATTATTGCGATCGCGAGTCATCTCCTAATGTTAAGCGTTAGTTCCTTCAAAACCGACCCTCTGCTACGGTTAGACTGGAATGATTGCAAGGAATGAATAGGATCGAACTATGGTTTCTCGTTTGTGGATTAACGCGATTGTTCCGGCGATCGCGATTGGGGTGCTGACTGGGTGCGAATCAGAGCCAGGGTTTCCTCCTCCTAATCCGGATTATTCCCAACCGGAGCTACCGAATGGGAATAATAGCAACCCCACCACAGATAACACCACGGATAATGCAACTGGGGATAATACAACGGGTAATGGCGATTCTAATCCGCCCCCGGTTGTGGTTCCTCCCAAACCCTCGAGAACGGTTCTCGCTGCTCCCGAAAATCCGGATGCTGAAGTAAATGCGCGGGTGCAGCAGATTTTAGATAATATGGCGGCGAAAGGCTACGGGAAATCCAATCAAGGGATTTGGATGCAATCTGGAGATACTCTATTAGCCAATTATCAAGGAACAGTTCCCCTTCCGGCTGCTTCCTTAACCAAGATAGCGACAAGTTTAGCGGTTTTAGATGCCTTCGGGCCGGAGCATCAATTTTTGACTGAAATTGGTTATACCGGCACTCTGGAAAATGGAGTAATTCAAGGCGATTTAGTAATTATTGGCGGAAAAGATCCGTTCTTTGTTTGGGAAGATGCGATCGCCATTGGTAATGCGTTAAGCGAGTTGGGCATTACTGGCGTTACCGGAAATCTGGTGATTGTCGGTGCATTTTATATGAACTATGAAGATAATCCCAAAACGTCCGGCGCGCTCTTGCGTCAAGGATTGAACGTGCAACTCTGGCCGGATGATGCGTATTTGCAATTTGAAAATTTGCCAAACAATACGCCGCAACCGCAAGTGAGTGCTGGTGGATTAGTCAAAACGGTGAAAAGTACGCCCGCGAATATTCAACCACTTCTAGAATATTCTTCGCTGCCGGTTGCCGAATTGCTAAAGAAAATGAACCAGTACAGCAATAATCCCATGGCAGAAATGTTTGCGCGCATGGTTGGCGGTGCGGGAATTGTTTCGCAGAAAACTGCCGAACTGGCTGGGGTTCCGGCTGCGGAAATCAAGTTAATTAATGGCTCTGGGTTGGGTGAAGACAATAAAATGTCGCCGCGAGCTGCGATCGCCTTATTTTTAGCGATTCAAAGCTTGCTCGAGCCTTATAATATGACCGTTGGCGATATTGTTGCGATCGTCGGTGAAGATGAAGGCATTTTAGAATCCCGTCCCTTACCGAAATTTACCGTAACGAAATCTGGAAGTTTGTATGCGGTGAGTGCTTTAGCTGGCGCGCTGCCGACTCGCGATCGCGGGACAGTTTGGTTTGCTATCTTAAATGGCGGTAGTTCTTACGAGGACTTCCGCGAAGAACAAGAAGCTTTCCTCAATGAATTTTCGACTCAATGGGGAGCGGTTTCTCGGTTACCGAAAGAGTTAAGACCCGGAACTTCTCCGTTTTCTAAATCGCGCCTCAAACGGGTTAAATAGCCAGAATAAGAGGAGTAATAAATAGTAGAGGTGCTTTAATAACGCACCTCTACTATTTCTCCATGAAGCTTCGCTTCATGGAGAAATAAGTGGTATGACTCATAAAACAGTCTTTTTTAAATATTTACTTGTATTTAATCAACTTAAACAGATTTTTTATTTTCTGTCTAGATGTTTAAAAAAACTGACAATGAAAATAATTATCAGAAAAATTGTATTTAGAAGTTAAATTATTTAATAAAAAATTAAGCTCTTGAATCCGTCTGAGGCAAAAAAAAATCCGTTGGCGTAGTAGAACGAAAAATCAGGTATTCGATAATGTTTCGTACGGACATTGTGCTGTATTGCCTTTAAAACTCCATGACTGGATTGGCCAAACACCGCCTGAAAACTGCTGCATTGCTCGGGAGCTTGTATATTTCCCAGTATATTCCTCTAACCTTTATTTACGAGGCACTGCCCGCTTTTGTTCGCCAACAGGGAATGTCTCTCGAGACGATTGGTTTGCTGCCTTTAGTAGCATTACCAACCGTTTTCAAATTCTTATGGGCACCGGCGATCGATCGCTACGGGTTTACCCAATGGGGTCACTATCGATTTTGGATTATCGGCTTTCAACTGTTAGCGATCGCTTCGGCAGCGATCGCGGCAGATTTAAGTCCTGCCCGTAATTTTCCTCTCGTACTGGGAGCAATGTTCGCACTTTGCTTGTGGTGCGCCAGTCAGGATATTGCAACTGATGCCTTAGCGGTAGGAGTTTTGACTTCACAGGAACGAGGTTGGGGGAATGGCATACAATTATCCGGAAATTATCTCGGGGCAGCCGTTGGTGGCGGTGGCATGCTCGTCCTACTGGACTGGTGGGGCTGGAAGCCAAGTATGTTGATTTTGACAGGATTAATGCTGGTTGCCCTGCTGCCCATTTTCAATTTTCGAGAAACTTGCGTCCAAAAAAACGATATCTCTCAATTCGTTCTGCTCGATCTCGTTCGTTTTTGTCGTCGTCCCCAGATATGGCGATGGCTGATTGTTTTGACGCTATTTTCGACAGGACCAATGGTTGCCAACACTATGTTTCGCCCCTTGTTGGTAGATATCGGACTGTCAATGACTGAGATCGGCTTGTTACTGGGAGCGCTCGGTTATGCTGCGGGAATTTTCGGGGCGATCGCCGCAGGTTTGCTCGTGACTCGGCTGGGACGATGGCGATCGCTATTATGGTTTTGTAGCTTGCGAGTTTTCGCGATCGCGACTTATCTTTTACCAGCTTTAGGGGTGGTGAATTTGCCCCTTCTTTATGGCGTAGCGATCGCTTTTCAATTTACCAATGGCATGGCTATGACAGCATTATTCACGCTCATGATGGATCGGAGCAAATTAACGACGCCTGGAACGGATTTTACCCTACAAACTTCCTTTATTTACTTTGGCGGCCTCTTGACCGCACCCCTAAGCGGTTTTGCAGCTACCTCATGGGGTTACCAGGGAGCTTTTGCCTTGGCTCTGACTCTTGCTCTCGGTAGCGTTGTCTCTATTCTCGGACTGGTAGAACGCAATTTAGCCAGCATTGAATCCATTTAAATCATTAGGCTTAATTATGACAGAATCATCTCCAAGTCTTTTACCATTATTAGCACCCTACCGAATTAAGCTTATTATTTCTTGCTTGCTTTCAATTTTAGCCCGAGGTTTACAGTTAGTTCCTTTTATTCTCATTTATTTAGGCGTTACCGCTTTTTTACATCCTCCCGTCCGACCCGAAGAGGTTTGGCCGTTGGTCGGGATTGCCGCGATCGCTATTTTACTGCGTTGGATAATGTTAGCAATATCCGGCAGAATTTCCCATCAAATTGCTTATAATATTATCTACGATATTCGCATCAAAATCGCCGAAAAGTTAGGCAAATTGCCTTTAAGTTATCTCAATCGCAGTTCAACGGGAATGCTAAAAAAAATCATCAATGAAGATGTCGAATATCTCGAGCAAATGTTAGCTCATGGTATTCCTGAAGGAATTGGTCTTATAACTATTTTCTTTTTAACAGTATTTGTACTTTTTCTAATTGATTGGCGTATGGCTCTAGCGGCTTTAGGAGGAATTCCCTTCAGTATTGGCTCTCAATACTTACTTTTTAAGGACTTGCAACCGATTCTTAAAGATTATTATGAAAGCCAAGATTGTATGAATGCAACAGTTATCGAATACGTGCGCGGAATGCCTGCCATTAAAGCTTTTACACAAACGGTCGAATCCTTCGATCGCTATGAAAAATCCGTGCGAAATTACCAAGAAATCGAGGAAAAATGGTCTCGGCAATCGCTCTTGCCTTGGACATTATTTAGTGTTAGCGTATCGCTCAATTTAATTATCATTCTTCCCGTGGGTCTGCATTTCTTTCAAGAAGGAAATTTGTCCCTGGCAACATTGATTTTATTTTTGTTACTTGGCGTTGGTGTTAGCGCTCCGTTGCTGCGCTTGCTCGAATCGGTGGAGGTTTACGTACAAACTCAAAAAGGACTGGAGAGAATTTTTACTATTTTAAATGAGCCAGAATTGCCAGAAAGTGAAACTCTAGAATTGCCGCAAGATTTAACCTTGGAATTTTGTGATGTTTCCTTTGCTTATGAAAAGAAAGAAGTTTTACAAAATATTAATTTAAAAATAGTTCCCGGTCGAGTAATAGCTTTAGTGGGGAGTTCTGGCTCTGGGAAAACGACGATCGCAAAATTATTGGGTCGCTTTTGGGAAGTCTCGGACGGAGAAATTAGTTTGGGCGGCATTAACATTAACCGTTTCAAACTCAACGATCTGCTCTCGAAAATGGCATTCGTTTTTCAAGAGGTTTCTCTGTTTAACGATACCATTTACAACAATATTAGTATGGGCAAGCCGAACGCCAGTCGTGAAGAAGTTTTTTTCGCGGCAAAAGCAGCCCAATGTCACGATTTTATTGCCAGCTTACCCCAAGGTTACAATACTATAATTGGCGAGCGAGGTGCTAAACTCAGCGGCGGACAGAAACAGCGCATCTCCATTGCTAGAGCGATTTTAAAAGATGCGCCTATTGTCATTCTCGATGAAGCAACGGCATTTCTCGATCCAGAAAGCGAGGCACAAGTACAAGCAGCTATTAGTCAACTTGTTGCCGATAAAACCTTATTAGTTATTGCCCATCGCCTCTTTACGATTGTCGATGCCGATCGAATTATCGTGATGGATAAAGGCAAAATTTGCGATCGCGGCAGTCATGCAGAACTATTAGAAACCTGTGAAATCTATCGCCATCTTTGGGATGCTCATTTACAGGCAAAAGGATGGACTTTACAAGAAAGACAAGGGGCAGTTTTTAATGCAGTCTCTTCGCCAACATTGAAGCCTTAATTCGGGAGGAATTAGCAAATGTTGAATAATTTATTTAAGATAGCAGGAAGCTATCGCCCCCAACTGATGCGCGGAACTGTTATGCATGTCATTTCCGCAATTTTAG from Roseofilum casamattae BLCC-M143 carries:
- a CDS encoding ABC transporter ATP-binding protein, with translation MTESSPSLLPLLAPYRIKLIISCLLSILARGLQLVPFILIYLGVTAFLHPPVRPEEVWPLVGIAAIAILLRWIMLAISGRISHQIAYNIIYDIRIKIAEKLGKLPLSYLNRSSTGMLKKIINEDVEYLEQMLAHGIPEGIGLITIFFLTVFVLFLIDWRMALAALGGIPFSIGSQYLLFKDLQPILKDYYESQDCMNATVIEYVRGMPAIKAFTQTVESFDRYEKSVRNYQEIEEKWSRQSLLPWTLFSVSVSLNLIIILPVGLHFFQEGNLSLATLILFLLLGVGVSAPLLRLLESVEVYVQTQKGLERIFTILNEPELPESETLELPQDLTLEFCDVSFAYEKKEVLQNINLKIVPGRVIALVGSSGSGKTTIAKLLGRFWEVSDGEISLGGININRFKLNDLLSKMAFVFQEVSLFNDTIYNNISMGKPNASREEVFFAAKAAQCHDFIASLPQGYNTIIGERGAKLSGGQKQRISIARAILKDAPIVILDEATAFLDPESEAQVQAAISQLVADKTLLVIAHRLFTIVDADRIIVMDKGKICDRGSHAELLETCEIYRHLWDAHLQAKGWTLQERQGAVFNAVSSPTLKP
- a CDS encoding MFS transporter; its protein translation is MTGLAKHRLKTAALLGSLYISQYIPLTFIYEALPAFVRQQGMSLETIGLLPLVALPTVFKFLWAPAIDRYGFTQWGHYRFWIIGFQLLAIASAAIAADLSPARNFPLVLGAMFALCLWCASQDIATDALAVGVLTSQERGWGNGIQLSGNYLGAAVGGGGMLVLLDWWGWKPSMLILTGLMLVALLPIFNFRETCVQKNDISQFVLLDLVRFCRRPQIWRWLIVLTLFSTGPMVANTMFRPLLVDIGLSMTEIGLLLGALGYAAGIFGAIAAGLLVTRLGRWRSLLWFCSLRVFAIATYLLPALGVVNLPLLYGVAIAFQFTNGMAMTALFTLMMDRSKLTTPGTDFTLQTSFIYFGGLLTAPLSGFAATSWGYQGAFALALTLALGSVVSILGLVERNLASIESI